The following are encoded together in the Oceanobacillus zhaokaii genome:
- a CDS encoding OFA family MFS transporter, producing MDKFNNKWIRAVLPALLIHCSIGTVYCWSLFKNDIALFIGKPVGEVEWAFSLAIFVLGMSAAFGGKLVEKDIHKSSLLSALFFVAGMAGTGFFIYQKSLIGIYFSYGVVMGIGLGIGYLTPVKTLMLWFKEQKGLATGLAVAGFGLAKVIASPLMEKLLGERNNEGMLVNATNIYTMFYILAGVYLVMMVIGHWLLKKPAGYEEENVQTQSFSYKKVLKNKTFIGIWLMFYINITCGLALISQEKGMLAFIGYGAIGLVSSLTAIFNAGGRIVFSAWGDRLEDRNSIYKIIFMSSVAAILITIVFDGINNSIAILIIILLCVINAGYGGGFSSLPPLLSDRFSLDSISTVHGLALSAWALAGLTGNQLSAFILEKTESYTIVLYVIVALFTIATFISLLVVKTDKVSIESEASISKEKMTAS from the coding sequence TGGTCATTGTTTAAGAACGATATTGCCTTATTTATTGGGAAGCCTGTAGGTGAAGTGGAGTGGGCATTTAGTTTAGCCATTTTTGTCCTTGGCATGTCAGCGGCTTTTGGTGGAAAACTGGTTGAAAAAGATATACATAAGTCTTCTCTACTTTCAGCGTTATTTTTTGTTGCTGGGATGGCAGGAACAGGATTCTTTATTTATCAAAAGTCATTGATCGGTATTTACTTTTCCTATGGTGTTGTGATGGGAATTGGGCTAGGCATTGGTTATTTAACACCAGTAAAAACATTAATGCTTTGGTTCAAGGAGCAAAAAGGTTTAGCAACAGGTCTTGCTGTTGCAGGTTTTGGCTTAGCAAAGGTTATCGCAAGTCCTTTAATGGAAAAACTGCTTGGTGAAAGAAATAATGAGGGAATGTTAGTAAATGCGACAAATATATACACCATGTTTTATATTTTAGCAGGCGTATATTTAGTGATGATGGTGATTGGCCACTGGCTTCTAAAAAAACCAGCAGGATATGAAGAAGAAAATGTACAAACACAAAGTTTTAGTTATAAAAAGGTGTTAAAAAATAAAACATTTATCGGAATATGGCTTATGTTCTATATTAATATTACATGTGGATTAGCTTTAATTTCACAAGAAAAAGGTATGTTAGCGTTCATTGGATATGGAGCGATTGGTTTAGTTAGTTCGTTAACAGCTATTTTCAATGCAGGTGGACGGATTGTTTTCTCCGCGTGGGGTGACCGATTAGAAGATCGTAATTCAATCTATAAAATTATTTTTATGTCATCGGTAGCAGCCATATTAATAACGATTGTATTTGATGGGATTAATAATTCTATAGCAATCCTTATTATCATCTTGCTCTGTGTGATAAATGCAGGTTATGGTGGCGGGTTTTCATCTTTACCACCGCTGTTATCTGACCGCTTTAGTTTAGATAGTATTTCTACTGTACACGGATTAGCTTTATCTGCTTGGGCACTCGCAGGATTAACAGGCAATCAGCTCAGTGCTTTTATTCTTGAAAAGACAGAATCCTATACAATAGTGTTATATGTCATTGTGGCTTTGTTCACTATTGCAACTTTCATTAGTCTACTCGTTGTTAAAACTGATAAAGTATCTATTGAAAGTGAAGCATCAATTAGCAAAGAAAAAATGACAGCAAGTTGA
- a CDS encoding CD3324 family protein, with protein sequence MQYKNAKEVLPPSLLKEMQKYIQGDLIYIPKAKKERAGWGEVSGTRALIAERNEEIFQLYNNGKSIEELERKFHLSIDSIRKIIYKMRRNQ encoded by the coding sequence GTGCAATACAAAAATGCAAAAGAGGTCCTTCCCCCTAGTTTGCTAAAAGAAATGCAGAAATATATTCAAGGTGACTTGATTTATATCCCAAAAGCAAAAAAAGAACGGGCAGGATGGGGAGAAGTGAGTGGAACGAGAGCGTTAATCGCTGAACGGAATGAGGAGATCTTCCAGTTATACAATAATGGAAAATCAATTGAAGAATTGGAGCGGAAATTCCATTTATCAATTGATAGCATACGAAAAATTATTTATAAAATGCGAAGAAATCAATAA